One genomic region from Armatimonadota bacterium encodes:
- a CDS encoding phosphoadenylyl-sulfate reductase, producing the protein MSRRVTFDDLEIGEIAIELDDREPQEVIAWALDTFEDGVAVVTAFQAEGMAILDMASRIRPDVRVITVDTGRLPQATYAFMDRVREHYPQARFEVLFPDYREVETMVRRHGVNLFYRSVPLRLLCCQIRKVRPLVRALEGLDAWITGLRREQWASRANIRKVELDHDHDGIVKVNPLADWTKEEVWEYLTSYGVPIHPLYEQGYTSIGCDPCTRPIQRGEDDRAGRWWWEVGAPKECGIHCPIETGGFEHEAHAILKEAHGVASEPVGGRAE; encoded by the coding sequence ATGTCGCGGCGGGTGACCTTCGACGACCTGGAGATCGGAGAGATCGCCATCGAGCTGGACGACCGGGAGCCGCAAGAGGTGATCGCCTGGGCCTTAGATACCTTCGAAGATGGGGTGGCGGTGGTCACCGCCTTCCAGGCGGAGGGGATGGCCATCCTGGACATGGCTTCCCGCATCCGGCCGGATGTCCGGGTGATCACTGTGGACACAGGACGGCTGCCGCAAGCCACCTACGCCTTCATGGACCGGGTGCGGGAGCACTACCCGCAGGCCCGGTTCGAGGTGCTCTTCCCAGATTACCGGGAGGTGGAGACCATGGTGCGGCGGCACGGCGTAAATCTCTTCTACCGGTCCGTACCCCTGCGGCTGCTGTGCTGTCAGATCCGGAAGGTGCGGCCTCTCGTGCGGGCCCTGGAGGGGCTCGATGCGTGGATCACGGGCCTGCGCCGGGAGCAGTGGGCCTCCCGGGCCAATATCCGCAAGGTGGAGCTGGACCACGACCACGACGGCATCGTGAAGGTGAATCCGCTCGCGGACTGGACCAAGGAGGAGGTGTGGGAGTACCTCACGAGCTACGGCGTTCCCATCCATCCCCTATACGAGCAAGGCTACACCAGCATCGGCTGCGACCCCTGCACCCGGCCGATCCAGCGGGGCGAGGACGACCGAGCGGGCCGGTGGTGGTGGGAGGTGGGAGCACCCAAGGAGTGCGGCATCCATTGCCCCATCGAGACCGGTGGGTTCGAACACGAGGCCCACGCCATCCTAAAGGAAGCCCACGGTGTGGCGTCCGAGCCCGTGGGAGGGCGGGCGGAATGA
- a CDS encoding MoaD/ThiS family protein, with protein sequence MVAQIPGIGQATEVGWDLVLKRNSIERLKQEKFPLDILHELPELIARGYEAIPEEDIVRLNWWGLTHDKPKVGTFMVRIKVPGGRITPDQLIAVGRISQKYGRNYGELTTRQGIQLHWVRLEQLPEVLAEIQACGLTTVGGEGDTVRNITSCPVAGVDREELFDVRPVVEAVARFFYGNREYSNLPRKHKYTISACPAQCNAPEIHDVALVGVLKGGRRGFAVRVGGGLSATPRLSRDLGVFVPAEPVEGVVEVLRAITDTWQYNLRYRLSRAKARIKFLVDDYGPEKVRAMVEERLGHRLEDGSAPPPLQDTDHLGIHPQKQEGLVYVGIPVPMGWVRGDQLVALGELVGEFGGDARFTRMQNILVTGVSEERLGWLVDRLRRFHLDPHRNKLYGRSTACTDHQFCNYSVAETKGKLQQILETLEQRFGKAVEELRIYMDGCPHACAHHWVGDIGLQGTTTQHPTKGVRVEAYDVCLRGGLGSRAAIGKPILRRIPEDQITEVVGRLVEAWLRERARHGDGYTFRDFVDAHTDDALQALALGRLVGEEEAPRRPVVRIPGMFLPFTGGADRVEVEARTVREALQVLRTQYPQLAPHLLAPDGQVHPGINLFVDEEDIRGLAGLDTPLCAGQELTILPALSGG encoded by the coding sequence ATGGTGGCCCAGATTCCAGGGATTGGACAGGCGACGGAAGTGGGTTGGGATCTTGTGCTCAAACGGAACTCCATCGAGCGGCTCAAGCAGGAGAAGTTCCCCCTCGACATCCTCCACGAGCTGCCGGAACTCATCGCGCGGGGCTATGAGGCCATCCCCGAAGAGGACATCGTGCGGCTCAACTGGTGGGGCCTTACCCACGACAAGCCCAAGGTCGGCACCTTCATGGTCCGCATCAAGGTTCCGGGCGGCCGCATCACGCCGGACCAGTTAATCGCCGTAGGCCGGATCTCCCAGAAGTACGGCCGCAACTACGGGGAACTGACCACACGGCAGGGGATCCAGCTGCACTGGGTGCGGCTAGAGCAACTTCCAGAGGTGCTCGCGGAGATCCAGGCGTGTGGCCTTACCACCGTGGGCGGAGAGGGGGATACGGTACGCAACATCACCAGCTGCCCCGTGGCGGGTGTGGATCGGGAGGAGCTGTTCGACGTACGGCCTGTAGTGGAAGCGGTGGCCCGCTTCTTCTACGGAAACCGCGAATACAGCAACCTCCCTCGCAAGCACAAGTACACCATCAGCGCCTGCCCCGCCCAGTGCAACGCCCCCGAGATCCACGACGTGGCCCTGGTAGGCGTGCTCAAGGGCGGACGGAGGGGCTTCGCCGTGCGGGTGGGCGGAGGACTCTCCGCCACCCCCCGCCTCTCACGGGATCTCGGTGTGTTCGTACCTGCGGAGCCCGTCGAGGGGGTCGTAGAGGTCCTGCGGGCCATCACGGACACCTGGCAATACAACCTGCGCTACCGCCTGAGCCGCGCCAAGGCTCGCATCAAGTTCCTGGTGGATGACTACGGCCCGGAGAAGGTGCGGGCCATGGTGGAGGAACGCCTGGGCCACAGGCTGGAGGACGGTTCGGCTCCTCCACCCCTGCAGGACACGGACCACCTTGGCATCCACCCGCAGAAGCAGGAGGGGCTGGTCTACGTGGGGATTCCGGTGCCCATGGGGTGGGTACGGGGAGATCAACTGGTGGCCTTGGGTGAGCTCGTGGGGGAGTTCGGCGGAGATGCACGCTTTACCCGCATGCAGAACATCCTCGTGACCGGTGTCTCCGAAGAGCGCCTGGGATGGCTTGTGGATCGGCTGCGGCGGTTTCATCTGGATCCGCACCGCAACAAACTCTACGGTCGGTCCACCGCCTGCACGGATCACCAGTTCTGCAACTACTCGGTGGCGGAGACCAAGGGGAAGCTCCAGCAGATCCTGGAGACCTTAGAGCAGCGGTTCGGGAAGGCCGTGGAGGAACTGCGGATCTACATGGACGGCTGCCCACACGCCTGCGCCCACCACTGGGTGGGAGACATCGGACTGCAGGGAACCACCACGCAGCACCCCACCAAGGGCGTGCGGGTGGAGGCATACGATGTGTGCCTGCGCGGGGGACTGGGAAGCCGGGCCGCCATCGGCAAGCCGATCCTGCGCCGCATCCCCGAAGATCAGATCACGGAGGTGGTGGGACGCCTGGTGGAGGCGTGGCTGCGGGAGCGGGCCAGACATGGCGACGGGTACACCTTCCGGGACTTCGTGGACGCGCACACCGATGACGCCCTGCAGGCCCTTGCCCTGGGCCGGTTGGTCGGGGAGGAAGAGGCTCCGCGGCGGCCTGTGGTGCGCATTCCGGGCATGTTCCTCCCCTTCACGGGCGGTGCGGACCGGGTGGAGGTGGAGGCCAGGACGGTGCGGGAAGCCCTCCAGGTCCTGAGGACACAGTACCCACAGCTCGCCCCCCATCTCCTCGCCCCGGACGGCCAGGTGCATCCGGGTATCAACCTCTTCGTGGACGAGGAGGACATCCGAGGGCTCGCGGGGCTCGATACCCCCCTGTGCGCGGGACAGGAGCTCACCATTCTGCCTGCCCTTTCGGGCGGCTAG
- the sat gene encoding sulfate adenylyltransferase gives MIAPHGGELVQRTVQGERAQILREEIRRLPAVALAPKEAADAVLIATGAYSPLRGFMPQEEYRSVVREMHLPCGLPWTLPITLPIPEELARRAGRGDRLTLRAGGILAVMEVEEIYRRDLEEEARWVFGTTDRRHPGVARLLRESPWVAGGEIWLLDRPPRAFPGLERDPAETRAYFTQVGWRTVTAFQTRNPIHRAHEYLQKCALEVTDGLFLHPLVGETKEDDLPPLVRLRTYEALLEEYYPRDRVLLAAFPAAMRYAGPREAVFHALVRKNYGCTHILIGRDHAGVGGFYEPYAAHRIFDRFDPQAIGITPLFFGEAFYCRRCDAMATERSCPHPPEARVNPSGTWVRELLRAGQFPPPQVMRPEVARILLEHFVQIQRRSVERVR, from the coding sequence GTGATCGCGCCGCACGGTGGAGAGCTGGTCCAACGCACGGTGCAGGGAGAACGCGCGCAGATCCTGCGCGAGGAGATCCGCCGCCTTCCCGCAGTGGCTCTTGCACCCAAGGAGGCCGCGGACGCGGTGCTCATCGCCACGGGGGCCTACAGCCCCCTGCGAGGGTTCATGCCGCAGGAGGAGTATCGGTCCGTGGTGCGCGAGATGCACCTACCCTGCGGTCTCCCCTGGACTCTGCCCATCACCCTGCCGATCCCGGAGGAGCTGGCCCGCCGCGCGGGCCGGGGCGATCGGCTCACACTGCGAGCTGGAGGGATCTTGGCGGTGATGGAGGTGGAGGAGATCTACCGACGGGACCTGGAGGAGGAAGCTCGGTGGGTCTTCGGCACCACGGACCGGAGGCATCCAGGCGTGGCCCGGCTGCTGCGGGAGTCTCCATGGGTGGCGGGCGGGGAGATCTGGCTCCTGGACCGACCGCCCCGTGCTTTTCCTGGGCTCGAGCGGGATCCCGCGGAGACCCGGGCGTATTTCACACAGGTGGGGTGGCGTACGGTGACCGCCTTCCAGACCCGCAATCCCATTCACCGGGCCCACGAGTACCTGCAGAAGTGCGCCCTGGAGGTGACGGATGGGCTTTTTTTGCACCCGCTCGTGGGGGAGACGAAGGAGGACGACCTCCCACCCCTGGTGCGTCTGCGCACCTACGAAGCGTTGCTAGAGGAGTACTATCCCCGAGACCGGGTGCTTCTGGCGGCGTTCCCCGCGGCCATGCGGTATGCGGGGCCGCGGGAGGCGGTGTTCCACGCGCTCGTGCGCAAGAACTACGGGTGCACCCACATCCTCATCGGCCGGGATCACGCGGGTGTGGGTGGGTTCTATGAGCCGTATGCAGCTCACCGCATCTTTGATCGGTTCGATCCGCAGGCCATCGGGATTACGCCTCTCTTTTTCGGGGAGGCCTTCTACTGCCGGCGGTGCGACGCTATGGCCACGGAGCGCAGCTGCCCGCACCCGCCGGAGGCTCGGGTGAACCCCAGCGGCACCTGGGTACGGGAGCTTCTGCGCGCGGGACAGTTCCCGCCGCCGCAGGTGATGCGGCCGGAGGTGGCCCGCATCCTATTGGAGCATTTCGTCCAGATCCAAAGGCGATCCGTGGAGCGCGTGCGCTAG
- a CDS encoding ATP-binding cassette domain-containing protein yields MNRREEARSAREAWALLDRLGLAAHVHEVAATLPFGLLRLLELARALALRPRLLLLDEPASGLGGEQRGELARLIREIREEGVTVVLVEHGVEMVLQAADRSVRDNLLLSGFGRGLPRSRMEERLCLVYSLFPVLAERQRAQARSLSGGQQQMLAIGRALMSEPCVLLMDEPLLGLATLIISELLGLLQQLCAEGLSVVPVEQNARAALSVANRAYVLERGQIVQSGPAWDLQADPAVQRAYLGGPLGLETSREEP; encoded by the coding sequence ATGAACCGAAGGGAAGAGGCCCGATCCGCCCGCGAAGCTTGGGCGCTCCTGGATCGGCTGGGGCTTGCCGCACACGTCCACGAGGTCGCCGCAACCCTCCCCTTCGGTCTGCTACGCCTGCTGGAACTCGCCCGCGCCCTGGCCCTCCGTCCCCGACTCCTGCTGCTGGACGAGCCGGCCTCCGGGCTCGGCGGAGAGCAACGAGGGGAGCTGGCACGACTTATCCGGGAGATCCGCGAGGAGGGCGTGACGGTGGTGCTGGTGGAGCACGGCGTGGAGATGGTGCTTCAGGCGGCGGACCGCAGCGTGCGGGATAATCTCCTGCTGAGCGGGTTCGGACGGGGGCTACCGCGATCCCGGATGGAAGAGCGACTGTGCTTAGTGTATTCTCTCTTTCCAGTGCTGGCTGAGCGTCAGCGGGCCCAGGCCCGATCCCTCTCCGGGGGCCAGCAGCAGATGCTGGCTATCGGACGGGCCCTGATGAGTGAACCGTGTGTACTCCTGATGGACGAACCACTGCTGGGACTTGCCACTCTCATCATCTCGGAGCTGCTAGGTCTCCTCCAGCAGTTGTGCGCCGAGGGGCTCTCGGTGGTCCCGGTGGAGCAGAACGCTCGAGCGGCTCTCTCCGTGGCGAACCGGGCGTATGTCCTGGAACGGGGACAGATCGTCCAGAGCGGCCCCGCTTGGGATCTACAGGCGGATCCCGCAGTGCAACGGGCCTACCTGGGTGGTCCCCTCGGGCTTGAGACATCCCGAGAGGAGCCTTAA
- a CDS encoding ABC transporter ATP-binding protein yields MKKLRVEELVCGYGGAPVLRGVSLEVGAGEVVGLLGRNGSGKTTLLRAIMGLMRPVQGHIWLDNIELTQLPPHRIPRLGIGYVPQGRRLFPELTVGENLRMGMRVQASNREVLRWILELFPTLQERWNQPAGTLSGGEQQMVAIARALCLRPHLLLLDEPLEGLMPAAIQQVLRVLTHLTQKGTGVLLAEQRVEAALRIVHRGLLLESGEIHALGTREELSQDPERLIRALGVRQSPL; encoded by the coding sequence ATGAAGAAACTGCGCGTAGAGGAGCTGGTGTGCGGATACGGCGGTGCGCCGGTACTCCGGGGAGTCTCCTTGGAAGTGGGAGCCGGGGAAGTGGTAGGGCTCCTCGGTCGCAACGGCTCGGGCAAGACCACTCTCCTGCGGGCCATCATGGGACTCATGCGACCTGTGCAGGGCCACATCTGGCTGGACAACATCGAGCTCACCCAGCTCCCACCCCACAGGATCCCCCGGCTCGGCATCGGGTATGTCCCGCAGGGTCGCCGGCTCTTCCCCGAGCTGACGGTAGGCGAGAACCTGCGGATGGGGATGCGAGTACAAGCTTCGAACCGGGAAGTACTGCGGTGGATCCTGGAGCTCTTCCCAACCCTGCAGGAGCGGTGGAACCAGCCTGCGGGGACCCTTTCAGGGGGCGAGCAGCAGATGGTGGCCATTGCTCGCGCCCTCTGCCTTCGCCCACATCTACTCCTCCTAGACGAGCCGCTAGAAGGACTGATGCCCGCAGCGATCCAACAGGTGCTGAGGGTGCTCACACACCTCACCCAGAAGGGAACGGGGGTCCTGCTCGCAGAGCAACGGGTGGAGGCAGCACTCCGGATTGTACACCGGGGACTTTTGCTGGAGAGCGGGGAAATCCATGCCCTTGGTACCCGGGAGGAGCTCTCGCAGGATCCTGAGCGCCTGATCCGGGCACTGGGCGTACGGCAATCTCCGCTTTAA
- a CDS encoding ABC transporter ATP-binding protein, whose translation MASIRPLLEAVKVRRTFGGLVAVDDVDFRVEAAEIRALIGPNGAGKTTLASLLCGRLRPTSGRVYLEGKEITFLPAHRRVQLGIACTLQIPAVLRGLSVFENVLLAAQRVELRGPLDFLRPRGEVLVVRVREALEAVGLADLWEQPAASLPYGHQRLVELAMALALRPRLLVLDEPTQGLSPEEISHWVTLIRRVAQRTTVLLIEHNLPVVLELAHRVTVMDRGRILFEGTPREVEEEPMVQRVYLGAGG comes from the coding sequence GTGGCTTCCATAAGGCCCCTGCTGGAGGCGGTGAAGGTCCGACGCACCTTTGGGGGGCTTGTGGCCGTGGACGATGTGGACTTCCGAGTGGAGGCGGCGGAGATCCGGGCCCTCATCGGACCCAACGGCGCGGGCAAGACCACCCTCGCGAGCCTCCTCTGCGGCCGGTTGCGCCCTACCTCCGGACGCGTGTACTTGGAGGGAAAGGAGATCACCTTCCTCCCTGCTCACCGCCGGGTGCAGCTGGGCATCGCCTGCACCCTGCAGATCCCCGCGGTGCTGCGGGGCCTATCGGTTTTTGAGAACGTCCTGCTCGCGGCCCAGCGGGTCGAGCTCCGGGGTCCCCTCGACTTTCTCCGGCCGCGCGGGGAGGTCCTGGTGGTCCGGGTCCGTGAGGCGCTGGAAGCGGTGGGGCTGGCAGATCTGTGGGAGCAGCCAGCCGCATCCCTCCCGTACGGTCACCAGCGGCTGGTGGAGCTGGCTATGGCACTCGCCCTCCGGCCGCGGCTCCTGGTGCTCGATGAACCCACGCAGGGCCTGAGCCCCGAGGAGATTTCCCACTGGGTCACCCTGATCCGGCGGGTCGCGCAAAGGACCACCGTGCTCCTCATCGAGCACAATCTTCCGGTGGTGCTGGAGCTCGCGCACCGGGTGACGGTTATGGATCGGGGCCGCATCCTCTTTGAGGGAACCCCCAGGGAGGTGGAAGAAGAACCCATGGTTCAGCGAGTGTACCTGGGAGCAGGAGGATGA
- a CDS encoding branched-chain amino acid ABC transporter permease: MRSGEHRVWGLHLGVLVGLGVLPFALSPYHLGVVTRILLFSTYALAYNLLLGYTGLLSLGHALYFAAGMYGAGLPVYYLGLGSPEAFAVGVLGGAALAALVGIPALRTAGLRFSIVTLLFGQTGYLLTLYFNRITWADQGLTLPLQVFPLLRYHLALLLFGVSLLGSLWLVRSPFGRVLVGLREHEERTHLLGYDPLRYKWTAHVLSGTLSGAAGAAYALLFAYVGNAFASVLYSVYPLLWVLVGGAGTVLGPLLGVALVTYAVEIASGLVHAYLVVVGFALVLLIRVFPQGILGSLRDRGWRWLP, encoded by the coding sequence ATGAGGTCAGGGGAGCACCGGGTCTGGGGTCTGCACCTAGGGGTTCTGGTGGGACTTGGCGTGTTGCCGTTCGCCCTATCCCCGTACCATCTGGGCGTGGTGACCCGGATCCTCCTGTTCAGCACGTACGCCCTGGCCTACAATCTCCTGCTCGGCTACACGGGCCTTTTGAGCCTGGGGCATGCCCTCTACTTCGCCGCCGGCATGTACGGGGCCGGGCTTCCCGTGTACTACCTGGGCCTGGGGAGCCCGGAGGCGTTTGCCGTGGGCGTGCTCGGGGGCGCGGCCCTCGCGGCCCTGGTGGGAATCCCCGCTCTCCGCACCGCGGGGTTGCGCTTCTCCATCGTAACCCTTCTGTTCGGACAGACGGGATATCTGTTGACCCTGTACTTCAACCGCATCACCTGGGCCGATCAGGGCCTCACCCTTCCCCTCCAGGTCTTCCCTCTCCTTCGATACCACCTGGCCTTGCTCCTGTTCGGCGTCTCCCTGCTTGGGAGTCTGTGGCTCGTGCGATCTCCCTTCGGCCGGGTCCTGGTGGGGCTGCGGGAGCACGAGGAGCGCACGCACCTACTGGGCTATGATCCCCTTCGGTACAAGTGGACAGCGCACGTCCTTTCCGGAACCCTCTCCGGCGCCGCGGGAGCCGCGTATGCCCTGCTGTTCGCCTACGTGGGGAACGCCTTTGCCTCCGTCCTGTACTCCGTGTATCCCCTGCTGTGGGTGCTGGTGGGCGGAGCGGGCACCGTCCTGGGGCCGCTCCTGGGGGTGGCCCTGGTGACGTACGCGGTGGAGATCGCAAGCGGGCTCGTGCACGCGTATCTCGTGGTGGTGGGCTTTGCCCTCGTCCTCCTCATTCGGGTGTTCCCTCAGGGGATTCTCGGGAGCCTACGGGATCGGGGGTGGCGGTGGCTTCCATAA
- a CDS encoding branched-chain amino acid ABC transporter permease, translating into MPSPGPLALALLDGTTSGLVLALTVAGFSLSFGILRIVNVAHGEFFMLGAVLAWTVVTATGSFPLALLLAPAAVMALAVAVDRLVLRPLRYAAQPTVVATLGVLYVLQQLTLLLYGPEARGVAAPFGATVEFPWFGYSGYKLAVAGLSAALLAGLGALLRRTDLGLVMRATQQDPEMAVALGVPVERVYTMVFALSAGMAAVAGVLVMPVQQAHYLMGLDTLLLSFVVVILGGLGSLGGTVAASLLVGWMDSLVSLFFTPTLARIFATLMVALVLVVRRDGLWTGRVG; encoded by the coding sequence ATGCCCTCTCCAGGGCCGCTTGCCCTCGCCCTCCTGGATGGCACCACCTCCGGGCTCGTGCTGGCCCTCACGGTGGCGGGCTTCTCCCTCAGCTTCGGGATCCTACGCATCGTGAACGTGGCCCACGGCGAGTTCTTCATGCTGGGCGCGGTGCTGGCCTGGACGGTGGTCACGGCCACGGGGAGTTTCCCCCTGGCCCTGTTGCTCGCGCCTGCCGCGGTGATGGCGCTGGCGGTTGCGGTGGACCGGCTGGTGCTTCGCCCCCTCCGCTACGCGGCCCAGCCCACCGTGGTGGCCACCCTGGGGGTGCTCTACGTGCTCCAGCAGCTCACCCTCCTGCTCTACGGCCCCGAAGCCCGAGGAGTCGCCGCGCCCTTCGGGGCCACGGTGGAGTTCCCGTGGTTCGGGTACTCGGGCTACAAGCTGGCCGTGGCCGGTCTGTCCGCGGCACTGCTCGCGGGTCTGGGCGCCCTGCTGCGCCGCACGGATCTGGGCCTAGTGATGCGGGCCACCCAACAGGATCCGGAGATGGCGGTCGCCCTGGGCGTTCCGGTGGAGCGGGTGTACACCATGGTGTTCGCTCTCAGCGCGGGGATGGCCGCGGTGGCGGGGGTTCTGGTGATGCCCGTGCAACAGGCGCACTACCTCATGGGCCTTGATACGCTCCTGCTCTCCTTCGTGGTGGTCATCCTGGGAGGGCTCGGGAGCCTTGGGGGAACCGTGGCCGCAAGCCTTCTCGTGGGGTGGATGGACAGCTTGGTCTCCCTGTTCTTCACTCCCACCCTTGCCCGCATCTTCGCCACCCTGATGGTGGCTTTGGTCCTGGTGGTGCGGCGGGACGGGCTGTGGACCGGGCGGGTGGGATGA
- a CDS encoding ABC transporter substrate-binding protein → MSARLLTRRELLKTAGALLGAGAFRLLAPYAYAGTAGQPPLRVGLQAHRTGIGAVYGKWYERTARAAVRLINAQGGIAGRPVQLVVEDDGTDPRRGIEVVEKLALQHRVDFIFGTLFSNVVVACAPRAAELKIPYLVVSEGYHVPSGKLNRWTFQPGITDVRSQVTAVAPWIVKNLGRRIAMIFPDYAFGYDHRDFFGAAARRLGAELVALVPIPPTETSFTKYFPRIPRNVDVIYHVMVGPAVLTFVREMGEYFGRRRPQLFGFIDSLEGVDLGSPGLEFLEGTYFWEALPRYAGQYNTPWERRFREAVGVDANGASKTDPRDVSTYSHMFGVWETLFVVKEIVERSGYRTRTLRDYRAFVETLEATERFEEGLGHPQGPKRFVGQIHQAFGQQFISRVEGRRLRVVHRTRIEESLYPPEADYRQRPL, encoded by the coding sequence ATGTCCGCTCGGTTGTTGACCCGACGGGAGCTGTTGAAGACCGCAGGGGCCCTCCTCGGGGCGGGTGCCTTCCGCCTGCTGGCCCCGTATGCGTACGCGGGAACCGCGGGGCAACCTCCTCTGCGGGTGGGACTCCAGGCCCACCGCACGGGAATCGGAGCCGTGTACGGGAAGTGGTATGAGCGTACCGCCCGGGCCGCGGTGCGGCTGATCAATGCCCAGGGGGGGATCGCGGGCCGTCCCGTGCAGCTGGTGGTGGAGGACGACGGGACGGATCCCAGGCGCGGGATCGAGGTGGTGGAGAAACTGGCCCTGCAGCACCGGGTGGACTTCATCTTCGGCACCCTGTTCTCCAACGTGGTGGTGGCGTGTGCACCCCGGGCCGCGGAGCTGAAGATCCCCTACCTGGTGGTGAGCGAGGGGTACCACGTACCCAGCGGGAAGCTCAACCGGTGGACTTTCCAGCCCGGCATCACCGACGTTCGATCCCAGGTGACCGCGGTGGCCCCCTGGATCGTGAAGAACCTGGGCCGGCGCATCGCCATGATCTTCCCGGACTACGCCTTCGGCTATGACCATCGGGATTTCTTCGGTGCCGCCGCCCGACGCCTGGGCGCGGAGCTCGTGGCCCTGGTTCCCATCCCGCCCACGGAGACCAGCTTCACGAAGTACTTCCCCCGCATTCCCCGAAACGTGGACGTGATCTACCACGTGATGGTGGGGCCCGCGGTCCTCACCTTCGTGCGGGAGATGGGGGAGTACTTCGGCCGGCGCCGGCCGCAGCTGTTCGGCTTCATCGACTCTCTGGAGGGCGTGGACCTCGGAAGCCCCGGCCTGGAGTTCCTGGAGGGCACCTACTTCTGGGAAGCCTTGCCCCGGTACGCGGGGCAGTACAACACCCCGTGGGAGCGACGTTTCCGGGAGGCCGTGGGGGTGGACGCGAACGGGGCCAGCAAAACGGACCCCCGAGACGTCTCCACCTACTCCCACATGTTCGGGGTGTGGGAGACCCTGTTCGTCGTCAAGGAGATCGTGGAGCGCAGCGGTTACCGCACCCGGACCCTGCGGGACTACCGGGCCTTCGTGGAGACCCTGGAGGCTACGGAGCGGTTCGAGGAGGGGCTCGGCCACCCGCAGGGGCCCAAGCGGTTTGTGGGGCAGATCCACCAGGCCTTCGGCCAGCAGTTCATCTCCCGGGTGGAGGGCCGCAGGCTGCGGGTGGTACACCGGACCCGCATCGAGGAAAGTCTATATCCGCCGGAGGCGGATTACCGCCAGCGGCCCCTATAG